Proteins encoded by one window of Streptacidiphilus sp. PB12-B1b:
- a CDS encoding ACP S-malonyltransferase, giving the protein MTLGYLFGGGVGTEPHGVELYQAYPVVRDWYAQVAKWTGLTVGQILDEDLPDAQEERQSVGTVREAALAVAVHDVLAQFDLHPSAIGGLSLGAMAASCLAGAVERKELFEMLAHSRYTPEPPEGEPEQGIAIAFGACGEGAPAHPGEGSPGVYLAGDFGPTADGSQRVLMLAGYAEALNRLAAEVPPGSVVPLPGRTIAVHSPLRRRYRDFMAPSIDAMAFSAPQLPLLSCLERKVLTTGEEVRDLFQRNATDPISLVDVYTGMQQQGVELGLVMGPSIPEGILAFPFPVVHIEHPNHVQQALTTAYELGIDVSGARARR; this is encoded by the coding sequence ATGACCTTGGGCTATCTGTTCGGCGGCGGCGTCGGCACCGAGCCGCACGGCGTCGAGCTGTACCAGGCGTACCCGGTGGTACGGGACTGGTACGCGCAGGTGGCGAAGTGGACCGGACTGACGGTCGGCCAGATCCTGGACGAGGACCTCCCGGACGCCCAGGAAGAGCGCCAGAGCGTCGGCACCGTGCGGGAGGCGGCGCTGGCCGTCGCCGTGCACGACGTGCTGGCGCAGTTCGACCTGCACCCCTCGGCCATCGGCGGGCTCAGCCTCGGGGCGATGGCCGCCAGCTGCCTCGCCGGGGCGGTGGAGCGCAAGGAGCTGTTCGAGATGCTGGCGCACTCCCGGTACACGCCGGAGCCGCCCGAGGGCGAGCCCGAGCAGGGCATCGCCATCGCCTTCGGCGCTTGCGGCGAGGGCGCGCCCGCCCACCCCGGCGAGGGCAGCCCGGGCGTCTACCTGGCCGGGGACTTCGGCCCCACCGCCGACGGCTCGCAGCGGGTGCTGATGCTGGCCGGCTACGCCGAGGCGCTGAACCGGCTGGCCGCCGAGGTGCCGCCGGGCTCGGTCGTCCCGCTGCCCGGGCGGACCATCGCGGTGCACTCGCCGCTGCGCCGGCGCTACCGCGACTTCATGGCCCCCAGCATCGACGCCATGGCCTTCTCGGCGCCCCAACTGCCGCTGCTGTCCTGCCTGGAGCGCAAGGTGCTGACCACCGGCGAGGAGGTCCGCGACCTGTTCCAGCGCAACGCGACGGACCCGATCAGCCTGGTCGACGTCTACACCGGGATGCAGCAGCAGGGCGTGGAGCTGGGCCTGGTGATGGGGCCGTCCATCCCGGAGGGGATCCTGGCGTTCCCCTTCCCGGTCGTCCACATCGAGCATCCCAACCACGTCCAGCAGGCCCTGACCACCGCCTACGAGCTGGGCATCGACGTCTCCGGCGCCCGGGCGCGGCGATGA
- a CDS encoding LuxR C-terminal-related transcriptional regulator, which produces MTLLHGSKPVRPMAESAIPAEGPPSCPTRAEQPRKRPARRRARHGDGETASAFTERLTALDACILEGVAAGASTAELAAALFLSRQGVEYHIGLMLRQFQVPNRAALVSRAHSAGVLGVGVWPPRVVADFVE; this is translated from the coding sequence ATGACACTGCTGCACGGTTCGAAACCGGTCCGCCCGATGGCCGAGTCGGCGATCCCCGCCGAGGGTCCGCCCTCCTGCCCGACCCGGGCGGAGCAGCCCCGCAAGCGCCCAGCACGCAGGCGGGCACGGCACGGCGACGGCGAGACCGCGTCCGCCTTCACCGAGCGGCTGACCGCGCTGGACGCCTGCATCCTGGAGGGGGTGGCGGCTGGGGCCTCCACTGCGGAGCTGGCGGCAGCGCTCTTCCTCAGCCGCCAGGGCGTCGAGTACCACATAGGGCTGATGCTGCGTCAGTTCCAGGTGCCGAACCGGGCCGCGCTGGTGTCCCGGGCGCACTCGGCCGGGGTGCTCGGCGTCGGGGTGTGGCCGCCGCGCGTCGTCGCCGACTTCGTGGAATAG
- a CDS encoding thioesterase II family protein, whose protein sequence is MTSSPAGSGLWVRRFHPAPAATRRLVCFPHAGGSASFYFPVSAQLTGRVDVLAIQYPGRQDRRTEPCAGSIGELADGVFEALRPWVGLPLTFFGHSMGALVAYEVASRFERSGLLIEHLFVSGRRGPAVTRRESVHLLDDDGIVAEVRALSGTEEEVLADDELLRMVLPALRSDYRAVETYRGDPDTVLECPITALTGDSDPRTTVDEAREWKGHTSAAFDLKVFRGGHFYLTSRPAEVTAVLVDHFTDIVPLG, encoded by the coding sequence ATGACTTCCTCCCCCGCGGGCAGCGGACTGTGGGTCCGACGCTTCCACCCCGCCCCGGCGGCCACCCGCAGACTGGTCTGCTTCCCGCACGCCGGCGGGTCGGCGAGCTTCTACTTTCCGGTCTCGGCCCAACTCACCGGCCGGGTGGACGTCCTGGCGATCCAGTACCCCGGTCGGCAGGACCGCAGGACCGAGCCGTGCGCCGGATCCATCGGCGAGCTGGCGGACGGGGTGTTCGAGGCGCTGCGCCCGTGGGTCGGCCTGCCGCTGACCTTCTTCGGCCACAGCATGGGCGCCTTGGTGGCCTACGAGGTGGCAAGCCGCTTCGAGCGCTCCGGCCTGCTGATCGAGCACCTCTTCGTCTCCGGCAGACGCGGACCGGCCGTCACCCGCCGGGAGAGCGTCCACCTGCTGGACGACGACGGCATCGTGGCTGAGGTGCGCGCCCTGAGCGGCACCGAGGAGGAGGTCCTGGCCGACGACGAACTGCTGCGGATGGTGCTCCCGGCGCTGCGCAGCGACTACCGCGCGGTGGAGACCTACCGGGGCGACCCCGACACCGTGCTGGAGTGCCCGATCACCGCGCTGACCGGCGACAGCGATCCGCGCACCACGGTGGACGAGGCCCGCGAGTGGAAGGGCCACACTTCCGCCGCCTTCGATCTGAAGGTGTTCCGGGGCGGCCACTTCTACCTGACCAGCCGCCCGGCGGAGGTGACGGCCGTGCTGGTCGACCACTTCACGGACATCGTGCCGCTCGGCTGA
- a CDS encoding AfsR/SARP family transcriptional regulator, with the protein MGSPLKFLLLGPLSVRLHAREVHVSAPRQRVVMATLLLNANHVVSVDRMARYVWDGAPPPSAAATVRTYVMRLRQALGEQAGARIVTRAPGYLIALTEEESDLGQFTAYRRRAACRAESGDLEGSSAELAKALELWRNDPLADIPSQTLHDVEGRYLHELRLQTMELRFDAELALNRHAELVPELWRLVREHPLREALVGRLMLALFRSGRQSEALDLYQRTRALLVEQLGAEPSADLREVQRRILADEDRPRPAAAALLPAATEPAPCWDNPGRPRPAQLPAVLPVLTARSEQLNDLHRILTAPQPPTGSVATAVVTGRGGTGKSALALRAAHALRGSFPHGQLFADLGAGRRPLPPGTVLCRFLTDLGVPRADIPADLAEREALYRSLTSGSRILVVLDNAHTSAQIRPLIPGSGGSRLLVTSRRRLADLDGAYAVTVPPLDEAASLELLGSIVGQARIAAEPQAARSVVTACAGLPLAIRIAGARQLERPHRSLSDLAERLSDTGRLLDELHTGDLGMRPSLDADHTALRRHPAGGIDPGVVFTALGATNASYTSRSRVGAMLRCSEERAEEALDALVEAHLLHPPRAGRYRLDPLLQAYAREHAQSADLGELVSQAALFGAQAAPVTRVG; encoded by the coding sequence ATGGGGAGTCCGTTGAAATTCTTGCTGCTCGGCCCGCTTTCCGTCCGTCTCCATGCACGGGAGGTGCACGTTTCGGCCCCCAGGCAGCGCGTGGTCATGGCCACGCTGCTGCTCAACGCCAATCACGTGGTCTCGGTCGACCGCATGGCGCGGTACGTCTGGGACGGCGCCCCACCGCCCAGTGCGGCCGCGACGGTGCGCACCTACGTGATGCGGCTCCGGCAGGCCCTGGGCGAGCAGGCGGGGGCGCGGATCGTCACCCGGGCGCCCGGCTACCTGATCGCGCTCACCGAGGAGGAGAGCGACCTGGGCCAGTTCACCGCGTACCGCCGCCGGGCCGCCTGCCGGGCCGAGTCCGGGGATCTGGAGGGCTCCTCCGCCGAGCTGGCCAAGGCACTGGAGCTGTGGCGCAACGACCCGCTCGCCGACATACCCTCGCAGACGCTGCACGACGTCGAAGGCCGCTACCTGCACGAACTGCGGCTGCAGACCATGGAGTTGCGCTTCGACGCGGAGCTGGCGCTGAACCGGCACGCGGAGCTCGTCCCGGAGCTGTGGCGGCTGGTCCGCGAACACCCGCTGCGCGAGGCGCTGGTGGGCCGGCTGATGCTGGCCCTGTTCCGCTCCGGGCGGCAGTCCGAGGCGCTGGACCTCTACCAGCGCACCCGTGCCCTGCTGGTCGAGCAGTTGGGCGCGGAGCCCAGCGCCGACCTGCGCGAGGTGCAGCGGCGGATCCTCGCCGACGAGGACCGCCCCCGCCCCGCAGCGGCGGCGCTGCTCCCGGCCGCGACCGAGCCGGCGCCCTGCTGGGACAACCCGGGACGCCCCCGCCCGGCCCAACTGCCCGCGGTGCTGCCGGTGCTCACCGCCCGCTCCGAGCAGCTGAACGACCTGCACCGAATCCTCACCGCACCCCAGCCGCCCACCGGTTCGGTGGCCACGGCCGTGGTCACCGGTCGCGGCGGCACCGGCAAGAGCGCGCTGGCGTTACGCGCCGCGCACGCGCTGCGCGGCAGCTTCCCGCACGGACAGCTCTTCGCCGACCTGGGTGCCGGGCGGCGCCCGCTGCCGCCCGGCACCGTGCTGTGCCGGTTCCTCACCGACCTCGGCGTGCCCCGCGCCGACATCCCGGCCGACCTGGCCGAACGCGAGGCCCTCTACCGCTCGCTCACCTCCGGCAGCCGCATCCTGGTGGTCCTCGACAACGCCCACACCAGCGCGCAGATCAGGCCGTTGATCCCCGGCAGCGGCGGCAGCAGGCTGCTGGTGACCAGCCGCCGCCGACTCGCCGACCTGGACGGCGCCTACGCGGTGACGGTGCCGCCGCTGGACGAGGCCGCCTCGCTGGAACTGCTGGGCAGCATCGTCGGCCAGGCCCGGATCGCCGCCGAACCGCAGGCCGCCCGTTCCGTGGTCACCGCCTGCGCCGGGCTGCCGCTGGCCATCCGGATCGCCGGGGCCCGGCAGTTGGAGCGCCCGCACCGCAGCCTCAGCGACCTCGCCGAACGGCTCAGCGACACCGGGCGGCTGCTGGACGAACTGCACACCGGCGACCTGGGCATGCGGCCCAGCCTCGACGCCGACCACACCGCGCTGCGCCGACACCCGGCAGGCGGGATCGACCCCGGCGTGGTCTTCACCGCCCTGGGCGCGACCAATGCCTCGTACACCTCGCGCAGCCGGGTCGGGGCGATGCTGCGCTGCTCCGAGGAGCGCGCGGAGGAGGCCCTGGACGCGCTGGTCGAAGCCCATCTGCTGCACCCGCCACGGGCAGGGCGCTACCGGCTGGACCCGCTGCTCCAGGCGTACGCCCGCGAGCACGCGCAGAGCGCGGACCTCGGCGAACTCGTCAGCCAGGCAGCGCTGTTCGGGGCTCAGGCCGCCCCGGTCACCCGGGTCGGCTGA
- a CDS encoding O-methyltransferase, with protein MAHQTEAGAQLLDYVRQVSLRDDDLLRELREATAELPAGTAMQVMAEEGQLLALLIGLIGAQNVLEIGTFTGYSTLCMARALPPGGQLVTCDIEGRWPAIGADYWKRAGVGDRIELRIGAAADTLAGLLAERGPGSFDLVFIDADKANYPHYYQASLELVRSGGLIVVDNTLFFGRVADPAAQDADTLGVRALNSALRDDPRVELSLLVMADGITLARKL; from the coding sequence ATGGCCCACCAGACCGAAGCCGGTGCCCAACTGCTCGACTACGTACGGCAGGTGTCGCTGCGCGACGACGACCTGCTGCGGGAGCTGCGGGAGGCCACCGCGGAGCTGCCCGCCGGAACGGCCATGCAGGTGATGGCCGAGGAGGGCCAACTCCTGGCACTGCTGATAGGGCTGATCGGCGCTCAGAACGTGCTGGAGATCGGTACCTTCACCGGCTACAGCACGCTGTGCATGGCCCGCGCACTGCCGCCCGGCGGGCAGCTGGTGACCTGCGACATCGAGGGCCGCTGGCCGGCCATCGGCGCCGACTACTGGAAACGCGCCGGGGTCGGGGACCGGATCGAGCTGCGGATCGGCGCAGCCGCCGACACCCTGGCCGGGCTGCTCGCGGAGCGCGGCCCGGGCAGTTTCGACCTGGTGTTCATCGACGCCGACAAGGCCAACTACCCCCACTACTACCAGGCTTCACTGGAGCTGGTGCGCAGCGGCGGGCTGATCGTGGTGGACAACACCCTCTTCTTCGGCCGCGTCGCCGATCCCGCCGCGCAGGATGCCGACACCCTGGGCGTCCGCGCGCTCAACTCGGCGCTGCGGGACGACCCCCGGGTGGAGCTGTCGCTGCTGGTGATGGCCGACGGCATCACCCTGGCCCGGAAGCTCTGA
- a CDS encoding HAD family hydrolase: protein MSGATVKCLVWDLDETLWQGTLLEDGEVRLAEEVRKVVVELDSRGILQSVASRNDHDHAWARLEALGLAEYFVLPQIGWGAKSASVRLIAERLNFAHTTIAFVDDRPAERAEVAFHLPDVRVYPADQVLALLDLPEFTPATSTVDSRRRREMYQAGFRREAERAEASGPDEEFLRSLDLVMRIGRATGDELSRVEELTLRTSQMNATGVHYPDAVLRSLIADPDHEVLVVTLTDRFGPHGAVGVVLLERHPQVWHLKLLATSCRVVSYGVGATLLSWLADEAARAGVHLVADFRPTDRNRMMEIAYRFAGFDDQTCPCTVRLSPTDAPGSTAGAASAEPTRTDGLQRLHLVPTAQAVSATIRLDAPDLGTADR, encoded by the coding sequence ATGAGCGGCGCCACGGTCAAGTGCCTGGTGTGGGATCTGGACGAGACGCTCTGGCAGGGCACCCTGCTGGAGGACGGCGAGGTGCGGCTGGCCGAGGAGGTGCGCAAGGTCGTCGTCGAGCTGGACTCCCGGGGCATCCTGCAGTCCGTCGCCAGCCGCAACGACCACGACCACGCCTGGGCCCGGCTGGAGGCCCTCGGCCTCGCCGAGTACTTCGTCCTGCCGCAGATCGGCTGGGGCGCGAAGTCCGCGTCGGTGCGGCTGATCGCCGAGCGGCTCAACTTCGCCCACACCACCATCGCGTTCGTGGACGACCGTCCGGCCGAGCGCGCCGAGGTCGCCTTCCATCTGCCCGACGTCCGGGTCTACCCGGCCGATCAGGTCCTGGCGCTGCTGGACCTGCCCGAGTTCACACCCGCGACCAGCACCGTGGACTCGCGCCGACGCCGGGAGATGTACCAGGCGGGGTTCCGCCGGGAGGCCGAGCGGGCCGAGGCGTCCGGGCCCGACGAGGAGTTCCTGCGCTCGCTCGACCTGGTGATGCGGATCGGCCGCGCCACCGGCGACGAGCTGTCCCGGGTGGAGGAACTCACCCTGCGCACCAGCCAGATGAACGCCACCGGCGTGCACTACCCGGACGCCGTGCTGCGCTCGCTGATCGCCGACCCGGATCACGAGGTGCTGGTCGTCACGCTGACCGACCGGTTCGGGCCGCACGGCGCTGTCGGCGTGGTCCTGTTGGAGCGGCACCCGCAGGTGTGGCACCTGAAGCTGCTGGCGACCTCCTGCCGAGTGGTCTCCTACGGCGTCGGCGCCACCCTGCTCAGCTGGCTCGCCGACGAGGCAGCCCGGGCCGGGGTGCACCTGGTCGCCGACTTCCGGCCCACCGACCGGAACCGGATGATGGAGATCGCCTACCGCTTCGCCGGGTTCGACGACCAGACCTGCCCCTGCACGGTCCGGCTCTCCCCGACAGACGCCCCCGGCAGCACAGCCGGTGCCGCCTCGGCCGAGCCGACCCGAACCGACGGACTCCAGCGCCTGCACCTGGTGCCGACCGCGCAGGCGGTGTCCGCAACCATCCGGCTGGACGCACCCGATCTGGGCACGGCCGACCGGTAG
- a CDS encoding acyl-CoA dehydrogenase family protein, producing the protein MGDDLAEAVASVSARVGDRAGEWDRTGLLPLGMLRELGADGRLCAEVPVPYGGWGLSSLLGGEYTAHVGSLCSSLRSVMTSQGMAAWTIQRFGTGQQQADWLARLTGGELAAVAFSEPQAGSDLSAMGTVIRRDGGSVVVDGRKTWATAAHYADLLLVFGHFEDGAAAVLVPAEAPGVTVERIADPLGCRAAGHADVRLDSVRLPAGQVLGGYGLPLPLLVTTALAYGRMSVAWGCVGILRACLAAATGHAASREQFGRPLADHQLVARHLAELYAAEQVASRVCEHASRCWDSGSPDQVVATVLAKHVSAARAASGAAAAVQVLASAGSRDGHAVARAYRDAKLMEIIEGSSELCQLMLAQHAVSASTSAVGSRAVRPVEGGTA; encoded by the coding sequence GTGGGTGACGACCTCGCCGAGGCCGTCGCCTCGGTCAGCGCACGCGTCGGCGACCGGGCGGGGGAGTGGGACCGCACCGGACTGCTGCCGCTGGGCATGCTCCGCGAGCTGGGCGCGGACGGTCGGCTGTGCGCCGAAGTCCCGGTCCCGTACGGCGGTTGGGGCCTGAGCAGCCTGCTCGGCGGCGAGTACACCGCGCATGTGGGCAGCCTGTGCAGCTCCCTGCGCAGCGTGATGACCTCCCAGGGCATGGCGGCCTGGACGATCCAGCGCTTCGGCACCGGGCAGCAGCAGGCCGACTGGCTCGCCCGGCTCACCGGCGGGGAGTTGGCGGCCGTCGCCTTCAGCGAGCCGCAGGCGGGCAGTGACCTGTCGGCGATGGGCACGGTGATCCGCCGCGACGGCGGCTCGGTGGTGGTCGACGGCCGCAAGACGTGGGCGACCGCCGCCCACTACGCCGATCTGCTGCTGGTGTTCGGGCACTTCGAGGACGGCGCCGCTGCCGTCCTGGTACCGGCCGAGGCGCCGGGGGTGACCGTGGAGCGGATCGCCGATCCGCTCGGCTGCCGGGCGGCCGGGCACGCCGACGTCCGGCTGGACTCGGTCCGGCTGCCGGCCGGGCAGGTGCTCGGCGGCTACGGCCTGCCGCTGCCGCTGCTGGTCACCACCGCCCTGGCGTACGGCCGGATGTCGGTGGCATGGGGCTGCGTCGGCATCCTGCGGGCCTGCCTGGCGGCGGCCACCGGCCACGCCGCCTCCCGCGAGCAGTTCGGCCGTCCGCTCGCCGACCACCAGCTGGTCGCCCGCCACCTGGCCGAACTGTACGCGGCCGAGCAGGTCGCCAGCCGGGTCTGCGAGCACGCCAGCCGCTGCTGGGACTCGGGCTCCCCGGACCAGGTGGTGGCGACGGTCCTGGCCAAGCACGTCAGCGCCGCCCGGGCCGCCTCCGGCGCGGCAGCCGCCGTGCAGGTGCTCGCCTCCGCGGGCTCCCGCGACGGCCACGCGGTGGCCCGGGCGTACCGCGACGCCAAACTGATGGAGATCATCGAGGGGAGCAGTGAGCTGTGCCAGCTGATGCTCGCTCAACACGCCGTCAGCGCAAGCACGTCAGCGGTCGGCAGCAGGGCCGTCCGGCCCGTGGAAGGGGGGACGGCATGA
- a CDS encoding acyl carrier protein: protein MTTQNSAPLAEPLGAPDPVETELLGFLEGHTRSAWEADTDLFGAGGLSSLFAMQLVVHLEQAYGIAVRGADLRLDNFRTVRLMAALVHRLRQADAQEGLGG from the coding sequence ATGACCACGCAGAACAGCGCCCCGCTCGCCGAACCGCTCGGCGCCCCCGACCCGGTCGAGACCGAGCTGCTCGGCTTCCTCGAAGGGCACACCCGCTCCGCCTGGGAGGCCGACACCGACCTGTTCGGCGCAGGCGGCCTGTCCTCACTGTTCGCCATGCAACTCGTCGTCCATCTGGAGCAGGCGTACGGCATCGCCGTCCGCGGCGCCGACCTGCGCCTGGACAACTTCCGGACGGTGCGGCTGATGGCGGCCCTGGTGCACCGGCTGCGGCAGGCGGACGCACAGGAGGGCCTCGGTGGGTGA
- a CDS encoding 3-hydroxyacyl-CoA dehydrogenase family protein, whose product MTTAPRHDPPTPPPHTLAVLGAGVMGVGITALALGHGLPVHLVDVDHERLERARSLIAGELRLAQLMGALPPGVPEGELSTGTVLDPAARATAVVEAVTESAETKTKVLAEVSALARPGTLLVTNTSSIPVDELAGAVQRPEELIGTHFMNPPYLIRTAEVIRGARTGEAALQAAVGLLAALRREAVVVRDAPGFVTSRILHPMINDAARVVQQGTATAEAVDALMQGCLGHPTGPLRTADLIGIDNLVDSLQVLYERTGDEGCRPCDLLVRLVAEGRHGRKTGSGFYDYR is encoded by the coding sequence ATGACCACCGCGCCGCGCCACGACCCCCCGACCCCGCCGCCGCACACCCTCGCCGTCCTGGGCGCGGGTGTGATGGGCGTCGGCATCACCGCCCTGGCCCTCGGCCACGGCCTGCCGGTCCACCTGGTCGACGTCGACCACGAACGGCTCGAACGGGCCCGCAGCCTGATCGCCGGTGAATTGCGGCTGGCCCAGCTGATGGGCGCGCTGCCGCCCGGCGTCCCCGAGGGTGAGCTGTCCACCGGGACCGTCCTCGACCCGGCCGCCCGGGCCACGGCCGTCGTCGAGGCCGTCACCGAGAGCGCCGAGACCAAGACCAAGGTGCTGGCCGAGGTCTCCGCCCTGGCCCGACCCGGCACGCTGCTGGTGACCAACACCTCCTCCATCCCGGTGGACGAGCTGGCAGGCGCGGTCCAGCGCCCGGAGGAGCTGATCGGCACCCACTTCATGAACCCGCCGTACCTGATCCGCACCGCCGAGGTGATCCGCGGTGCCAGGACCGGCGAGGCCGCCCTGCAGGCGGCCGTGGGTCTGCTGGCCGCGCTGCGCCGGGAGGCCGTGGTGGTCAGGGACGCGCCGGGCTTCGTCACCAGCCGCATCCTGCACCCCATGATCAACGACGCCGCCCGGGTGGTGCAGCAGGGCACCGCCACGGCCGAGGCGGTGGACGCCCTGATGCAGGGCTGCCTGGGGCACCCCACCGGGCCGTTGCGCACCGCCGACCTGATCGGCATCGACAACCTCGTCGACTCGCTCCAAGTCCTCTACGAGCGCACCGGCGACGAAGGCTGCCGCCCCTGCGACCTGCTGGTGCGGCTGGTGGCCGAGGGCCGCCACGGCCGCAAGACGGGCTCCGGCTTCTACGACTACCGCTGA